The Candidatus Obscuribacterales bacterium DNA window CGCCAGCTTGCTTGATGATGCGCTCACGGGATTCCGTTAGCACTTGAGCAATCCGCAGACGGCTTTCACCGGAGGTTACGAACGCTTTGATCCGATCTAGCTCGCCAGGGCTGAGGTAACGAGCCTCAGCGTCGGCATTCACGATTGATTTCGTGACAATACTCATGGATGGATTCCTCCAAAAAAAAGAAAGATATCGTGGGTATGTCCAAACTTGCGATCGCTTCGAGCGCTTATGGGATGATCCGCGCAATCGACATTGGGGTATGAACGATTACTGAGACGCCTCTGGATTCATCAGCGTTATTCGGAACGATACAAGCGGTTAAGCTTAGCTACCTTCGGGAAATATTTTCCGGCATTTAGTTCACATACTTCGCCTGTTTGCAATATTTCGTAATATCACCCTCATTTTGCAACCGGGGGATCATGGGGGTGCAAAACCACCTCAACCCCAGCACCCGCAACTGTTTCCAGTCACTGGCGCGAACCTCTCTTGGACAAATCGCCGAAGGACGCTCTGGCCAGCGATCGCAAAATTCTGAGAACGGCTCTCTGCTTATCGCCACCTTGGCAGCGATCCCATGGAGCTTGAGTAACATCACGGTGACGGTAGCGATCGCCACCTGTTGCCCTCTAGGGATGGACAACTTGGGTGGATGGCAACAACTACGTTCACGATTGTTCAACAGGCAAGGATGCCCCCCTAGGGCTATCTCACGCCGCAGAAGGCACAGGTAGAAGCCGCGATCGCGCCCTAGAGATCATCTGGGTGCGATCGCGGTTGTTCTAAGAGCAGGTTAGCCCTTCAGAGAATCCTCGGCTGGCACACCCATGCGAGGCACCACCGGGGTAAAGCTAGGCACGACTAGATCCCGATTTTGCTTCGTGAGCTGGGTATAGAGCCGCTCGGTGTTGGGGAAGTTGGCTGCAGGCAGGGTGGGGAAGCGGTTATAGGGCACCACATCTTCACCAAAGGTTTGCACATACTCCATGCTGTTCACCATGGCACCAATGAAGCTACGAATCCCTTCCGTTGCCAAAATCTGGTTGTACTTACGGATTTCAGCTTG harbors:
- a CDS encoding allophycocyanin, giving the protein MSIVTKSIVNADAEARYLSPGELDRIKAFVTSGESRLRIAQVLTESRERIIKQAG